CATCCTGCCCGTTGGGCCCATTGCTTTAGCATACCGCGAACCGTCACCTGTCCCCAGCGCCGCTAGCGACCGAGGTAGGCATCCAGCACTTGGGGATCGGTTTGAATCTCGGTGGGGGTACCCTGCGCCAGGTTGCGCCCCTGCGCCAGCACCCAGATGCAATCGCACAGCGACATGAGCGCATCCATGTTGTGCTCGACGATCAAAAACGCGATGCCGTCGCGGTTCCAGGCCGCAATCTGCTCGCAAATGCGCTCGACGAGTTTGGGATTGACCCCGGCAACCGGTTCATCCAGCAGCACCAGCTTGGGATGGACCATCAGCGTCCGCGCCATCTCCAGCAGCTTGCGCTGACCGCCCGAGAGCGAGCCGGCGTACTCGTGCGCCATGTCTCCCAATCCCACCGCTTCCAGAACGGTCATGGCCCATTCGCGGTTCTGGCGTTGCTCGCGGGCAACCTGCCGGCGGTGGAACCAGACCCGAAACGGGTTTTCCCCAGCCTGTTTCTGCGCCCCCAGTAGCATGTTGTCTAGCACCGAGAGGCGGGCGAGCACGCGCGCCGTTTGAAAGGTGCGCACCAACCCGTGCTGGGCGATTTGATGCGGGCGCAAGTGCTGGATGTCGGTGCCAACGAAGCTCACTCGGCCGCGATCAGGGGATGCAAAGCCCGAGATGAGGTTGAACAGCGTGGTCTTGCCAGCGCCGTTGGGGCCGATCAACCCGGTGATGCTGCCCGAGGCAACCTCAATATTAGCCCCATCCACGGCTTTGAGCCCATCAAAGCTTTTGTCCAGATCGCGCGCCGCTAGCAGCGCTGCCTCGAGTGCAGGGTCCGAGCGAGGGCGAACTTCATCGACCAAGCGTCAGTTCCTCCTTGTTCCCAAGCAACCCCTGTGGGCGCCACACCATCAGGCCCATCAAAATAGCGCCGATGGCCATAATGCGCAGCGCGCTCACGCGCGCGTCATCGAGCGGCAACAGATCGGGGAGGACGAATCGCGTTAGCGAGTTGTAGCCCCAAAACAGCACCGCTCCCAGCAGGACGCCCGCGTTGCGGCCCGAGCCGCCCAGGATGACGATGGTCCAAGCATAAAAACTAATGAGCGGATCGAAATTTTGCGGATACACCGCCGTCAGCTGCCAGGCGTATAAGGCACCCGCCACGCCGGCAATGGCACTGCCCAGCATGAAAGCCTGCAGCTTGTACCCAAAAATGTCTTTGCCCAGCGCGCGCGGGACTTGCTCGTCCTCGCGAATGGATTTGAGCACGCGCCCCCACGGGGATTGGGCCAAGCGCCCCACCCCGGCATAGACCAGCGCCAGCACCACCAGCACCAGCAGCATCAGGCCCGCCTTATAGTCGTAGTCGGCCAGCGCGATCGCGCCGCTGGTATAGAGCGTGCCGCCCAATAGGGTTGCAGCCGCCCCCCAAAGCAGTAAGTCCCAGCTGCGCTGCTGCCGGGCTTGCCGCTGGCGCTGCTGCTGGCGGATGCCGCGCCACAGGGCGACGACCGCAATCAGC
This genomic stretch from Cyanobacteria bacterium QS_8_64_29 harbors:
- a CDS encoding branched-chain amino acid ABC transporter permease, coding for MVDYGYLVYLTISAATFALFALGLNVQWGLTGLINFGHVAFMTVGAYGAILLSMQGVPLLAAVAIGAGLAALLGLLVGTTALRLREDYLAIVTIGISELLRQIALNEEWLTQGALGLQQFPLPLADYQPGPWGKGAAIAVLTLLALIAVVALWRGIRQQQRQRQARQQRSWDLLLWGAAATLLGGTLYTSGAIALADYDYKAGLMLLVLVVLALVYAGVGRLAQSPWGRVLKSIREDEQVPRALGKDIFGYKLQAFMLGSAIAGVAGALYAWQLTAVYPQNFDPLISFYAWTIVILGGSGRNAGVLLGAVLFWGYNSLTRFVLPDLLPLDDARVSALRIMAIGAILMGLMVWRPQGLLGNKEELTLGR
- a CDS encoding ABC transporter ATP-binding protein — its product is MLAARDLDKSFDGLKAVDGANIEVASGSITGLIGPNGAGKTTLFNLISGFASPDRGRVSFVGTDIQHLRPHQIAQHGLVRTFQTARVLARLSVLDNMLLGAQKQAGENPFRVWFHRRQVAREQRQNREWAMTVLEAVGLGDMAHEYAGSLSGGQRKLLEMARTLMVHPKLVLLDEPVAGVNPKLVERICEQIAAWNRDGIAFLIVEHNMDALMSLCDCIWVLAQGRNLAQGTPTEIQTDPQVLDAYLGR